Part of the Drosophila santomea strain STO CAGO 1482 chromosome 2L, Prin_Dsan_1.1, whole genome shotgun sequence genome is shown below.
TCCGCCCGGCTGATTATTGCGTTGACAGTGCGAATATGCCGGAGCAGAAAGATTGTTTGCCCACATCGATGGGCGGGGCTCATCAATGGCGATGCCAAGTCAATTTGGAAGTACACTGCGAGAAGCCACTTGGATTAAAGGCAGTTATCTACGGCAAATTACATGTGCTTTTTGGTATTTATTAGGACAAAGCAATTAGCCTGTAGATGCCAagaagtaattaaatttttcccCGTGCATCAGCACATGCGGGCTTGGAAACCTTTCGCAATTTGTCAGTTAAACATGACAAGGTGAAAAGCGAGTTCTTGTTCATTGAAATTTCCTTAAACTGGCAGAGAGACAGCGGCACGGAAGCGGCCTTAAGATGTCTAGGAAATTAGCCACTAAATTAGATACCCAACTTCATTACCATTTGGTTAAACCTGTATGCTGTGCGCATTTCAATGAACTTGTGGCCGATGGAATTTGCTCTCATTTAATTAAGCCACCTCTTGCAGCACAAGCTCGCCCATAAATTCCGATCgaattttaagcaaataaatgtaGAGCAGCAGTGGGGCATCCTAAACGCCCCAGCACATTGACAttcgaaattaattttcccttttcggaACTCCTTTCATACAAGCAGCCTTGCAACCGCACTCGTCGCCTGTCTGCCGTCTGCCGTGGATAAGCCGTGTAATTAAGCAAAATTCGCCGCCATTTGGTTAGCGGTTTGGTTTTAGCTGCGTGCACGCCACTCGACTCGCAGCCCCAGCGTATTAATACGAGTAACGTCAAAGTGTTGCGCATGAGAATTTATTAAGATGCCGCCACCGTTAAAAGCAGCCACTTCTCCACCATCTCCTCCCTGTCCGCCCATCAAAATTTCAACTCTTTTCTCGTCAGCTGGGAATCCGGCTCGGCTTCAACCCGGCTTACCAACCCAATCCGAGGCATTCTTGGAGGCCAATGCGCTTGACGGCTTCGCGTCCATAATTTGGGTAATTTATTGGGAACACGTCGTATGCGGATTACTTAAAGTTCCGCTTTTCAGCGGAAAAAGCGTCTAGAATGTTACGAGAAAATAACAAAGGGGTTTACTTATATGCTGTACTGTCGAATAATGTAAAAATGGGGCATTCTTTGTAGCTGACATAGAGTATGTACCCCAATTAATGCTATATTCGGGGTGATTAATTCTTTGGGCGACTTATTTTTCTCTAAAATTTGTAAGgaataatttttatgttatATGTATAGCAACCCGAGCAACAGCGAAGCCTCTACCAGCGAAAACAAACCACATCACATTACTCTCCATTAAAAGTGGAGTCAAAAGGGAAACCTGTGTGCATTTTCGTCGGTTTTCCAGTTCTGTGAAAATCGGAATGCAGGTCTGTAAAACACTTTACGCCATACATTTTGCTTCACAACACAGATACATTCAGCGATCTGAAACTCTTagcagttggccaaaaggctCCAAAACTTTTACTCCAATAAGTCACCAGACGAAAGTATCAAACCGTTTCGGGGGATAGAACAGCAGAAAGGACAATAAAAGTGTCAAAAAAGCGCATCGCCGTAGAGGCTTTGTGTGCCTGGGTgtacttaaataaaaacatttcaaggGGGAAAAAAAGTCTAACAATTGCGCGCGTGAACAAAGCTCTTAAATCATACGTTTAAAATTAGCCccaagcaaattaaaatcccCCCAACAAGCTGggataaaaaagaaataattatttaattattttattactttaagCCGCATTACAAATGAATAGAAAGCACGCGCCAACAATTAGCCgtataaacaaaacaaaaaacgacaaGCGCCtgcataaaaaacacaaaaggcGAGTCAACATCCGTTTACTTACTATACTTAAGTGCTGAAAACAACCAGCTAAAAGGCCATCTGGCGGTGACAGAAAGAAACGAGGGCCAATTTGATGGAGTGAAGACTCGTTGGACTTTTATAAATGGCTTTGTGATTTTACATTGCGCATTTAAATTTGCCACaaaaaattgaatgaaaaattgctatatatgtttaatatttgaaaCAAATCTCTATATGCATATCTTTAATATCTTGTACTcgtattaaattaatttttatgaagTGTAAATGTTGTAAATGTTGATATATAGCAATGCACctaacttaattaattaatagaaTTATGAGTATATCtgaattaaatttgtttataaatattcccCTTTCTGCATGTGCTTGAAAGGCATTATTTTTGCAGTGTGCTCAGCGGGTCGGTGTTCGTTTGCAAAAATGCCACAATTGCGCTACCAAAAGGCGTTGCCGCAATTACCCAGCCATGAACGCAAACATGAACACAAAGCCAGAACTTGGCGAGTGATTCTGTGAGTGCTCGCATATCGCATACTTTTTGCAGGCACTGTGTGCTTGGCTATTATGCCAGGGAGCCCCCGTCATCGCATGGCTccatttctatttctatttcaattCCAGCTCGGAATCGAGCAAGGCAGTGGGAATCGGGtgttctgtgtgtgtttgatcATAATTGTGGAACCAACGAGTGCGACGTCGCTCGGAaatcacaaaacaaacaagagagcCTCTGTTCTAGGATGTGTTTTCCTTCTTCTACACTCTACAATTTCCCCTTTCTATCCCCTGCACTACAATGCCTACTTAAAATGTCAGAGCTGAAAACTGCAGACCAACTGAGAGGCTGCAGTTGAAAGTGCAATTTTTGTGGGTTGAAGAAGCTTAGTTTTCTCAGCTGACAGcgttgcattttatttaaatatgtacttTCCATTGCGTAAATGGAAATCGAAGAATTACGAGCTAAACAAATTTAAGCGGAAATGCTAAAACAATTCTTACTCAACAGAAACCAGAAAAATCTCCTTGCCAAATGCATGCCAATGCTTCGGGGTGAAAATTTAAGGCAAGGGGGAAAAGGTTTAAGTGAAACAAAAGAAGTGTGCAggcatttgaatttatttatatggaaAAGGAGCGCCTAGCAATGGCTTCAGCAATTCAAACGATAAAGGCTAAAAGTTTTCCCATGTCGCAGCTAgaccggaaacggaagtcgCCTGGACGTCATGTATGCGGAAAGGTCGCCAAAGCTCATAAATATTCCTTAAACCATGTGAATAAAACCACATTTTTGTTTCAAAAGAATTTCAAAAACTGAATGTGTGGCTACTTTAATTCATATATTAAACTTTCCCATAAACGCAGGCAcatgttttacatttttcgcTGTCTTTTTGAGCGCcttgattaaaattatttatcaCTCTCTAACCAGATGAGCATTTAAAATGACCCAGATCAATCAAGTGAATTTGAAGGGGAAAACCGCATTTCATCATTACTGCATGGTCAGCAGGAGCCAAAAAAATATGGGTCAACCAGATCTACTCGTATTCCAAATGTATCAATTATGAGCGTCGTTCAATCAAACGAACCCCCGGCAAATCGACCGAAAGCCAGACAAATGTGAGCGAGTTGCTGACTGCCGTTGAATTGGGCCTAGAAACACCCACCAAGATGGCCAGCAATATATGTTCGCCAAGTTCTACGCCAAGTACACATACAAACCGACGTGGACTGGGCATTATAAAAGCTATTAATACATACCGATGCCCAGTGCCGAAGTTAGAAGGCAAATCAAAGTGTGAAGGGATATCAACGCTTTGCCAATCTTGACCTTATCGGGGGGATTCTGTTGGCCAGGCCACAAGCAAATTTACTGAATGGCCGAGGCATTTTATTGTTTGGCCACAATAAAactccacaaaaaaaaaaggggcggaaaatcgttcattatTCATTATAAGCATTCAGCCACAGCAATAATTTTCCGCAGATACACATagtattatatatgtatatatatatatatatatacatacttgtACGTAAAAAAGAAACTCAAGTCATTTATCTTGACAGGAATTTTTCCGTTTCGGCTGCTCACTTGATAGTTAGAAAACGAggaagccaaaaaaaatccTGCGCCGCTACTTTCATCAATCTTTCAATAATGCTTGAGGGGCTCCAAAGTGCTCCAAGGTTGGATggggagcaggaggagcaggtggagcaggTGGGTAAGCACCTTTCAGTTCAGTGTCATGTAAATTTGTTTGCGCAGTTGCACGTAGCCAATAAAATACTCGTGAAATGTGTGGTGTGCGAAGGCCTCCATTCGAAGTTCGAACTTCGAACCACTGGCAGGGGTCAAGAGTCTGCCATGAAAGACAttcaaaagtaaataaatcatgATGGTTTCCTCCCTGGTCCTTGATCTGCTTACGCTCATCCAAGTCCTTTCTTTTAGTTCACcacttttcttttcctttgACGCTGACTTTAGTGCTGGGTTTTGGGTAAAATATCCGGCGATTTATTGATTCCTTCTCGGCCCGCACACTTGGGCATCTTGTCCCTTTAAGGATCTCATATAGCGTCCTGCTCCAGCGAAGTTAATGAAGTTATTGCTCCGCTCCTTTTCGGCAATATGTTTGCATTATGCTCAGCTGCTGGTGGAGTTGGTCCCTTTGTATTTATCTGCCTGCCAAGGCAgtgaatattattttaatttatttaattggctAATGGACGAGCCAATGCTGGTACTCTGCGAACGCTTCATTAGCCTAAGCGAAGCAGATGGCGgcataaaaaagaaatcgttatttcatttttggattGTAAACTCTGTAAATTATGGCATTAATGCACGCCAGCTATTATTAGGGCTCATAAAATCAGCTcgttgaaattaatttaaaagagCCAACGGGTattgcatatttaatatttcattttattgacaatatttaattttattgacaaTAACTCAGCGGAATTACAAGAGATAGCTCatcaacaatatatatttcgGCTTTGCAATAAATGTAActgatttaaaattatttaagaacGCAttcctttcttctttttcacttttttgtcTTGCACTACATCTCTGTTAATTCTGAAATGCTTCCAGTTTAGGAACATTCGAGGGTTTAACTTATGATTCGGCTTTCTTGGGTGATTATCGTTGATGTCACCTAACCAGATGCGTATCGATTTCATTCCTGAGGATCGGGAAACGTATCCACCAGGCGGTCTGTCAACGGAAATTAAATTCTCAATGTAGTCCAGGAATATTTGAGACGAACGATTCATGGCGACGAACGGGCAACAAATGTGAAAATCCAAGGAAAACTGCTGAATTTATACAAACAGTTGGCCGATCGGTTGCACATTTTCAAAACTTCTGGCTTTCTAATTAACTGCAGCACACACACCCCTTGTTTTAGAAGGAATTTTATTAATGCTGATAcaattctttaaaatattccatactaaaattatattaaaatatatatatataaacatggaaattatatacataaaactCACAATCAGATTAGCTGTGTAGCAAGATTTGAAAACCTGCCATGAAAACAATTTCTCAAATCTGGCATTCAGTAATGTGTCGTTgctaaattcatttttatttttgtaggCAGTCAAAATTAAGTTAAGGATGTACAGTACAGAGGCGTTAAGAGCACACAGGGGGCCGCACTTTTCGGTGgacaggagaaggagcagcagaGTGGCAGTGGTCGCTGGCCGCTGGTTAAGGACGTACAATCCGAATGTGGGCGTGTGTAGGCGACCCATTAGCCCGCACTACGGTAGCTATGCTCCAGATGGCACCCGCATGGGTGTCCTGGTGGAGCTGCTCAAGGATGCAACCCGCAGGTCGCAGCTGGACGAACTACTGCTGCTGGTTGCACCCGGAAGTAGCTCGCATTCGCAGAAGATTCACTGCTTCGAGAAGGAGACGCGGCACCATCTCGGAATGATGCCCACTACGGAATCGGAGGTGGACATTCTGAGGGAGTACGAGGATATGCTCCAGTACCAGCTGAGGTTCACCAATCAGTACTGCTGCGTGAAGCGAATGACCTGCGACCGGCAAATCATTGCGAGATTCTTCGATCGCAGTTGTGGTGGCATGGAAACCGAGGTGCATCCACTCTTTGAGAGCTTTCCGAACTTCAGTTACCCTGCAACGGCGCCCAGGGAGTTCAGCAGTGTTGGGATCCAGGTGCAGATGAGCAAACCGCAGATCAGGGCTTTGTGGAAACCCAAGATACCTGTTCACCTGCGAAATCTGGAATGCATACGACGATCGCAAAGGATTCTGTCACTGACGAACTTTAGGAAGCGCTCCCGACCTTTCCTGTAGCTCCTGATGAGTGCTGTTGATTTTGATGCAATCTAGAAAAGATGTCTCTTTTTTTGCACTGTATTTTCAAGGACAGTTTTATAGTTTTGTCAATGTGTAAAACCATTACAAGCGAACTGTGATTACAAGTAATTAATAGGGTATTCAacggaaattgaaaataaatccATAGATAAAGAATACCACTTCTACTACGCTGCGCCATCGaacattaaatggaaaacCTGCCCCTGTTTCTCTATTTACCGCAAACTTTCCACTCTTGTCCTGCAGCGAATTTGCCGCTCTTTCCCACCGTTTCCCACATTTTCACAGCTTTTCACCCGAAAATGGGTGAATACCGTGGCGTTGCTTTTGAAAAGTGCAGACAAACGGCGATCCAAATGCTATCCACTCCACTAGTCCTGCCCGGCAGCTTCACTCCCTTAGGTTAATCGCAGGATTTGAACTGCAACATATTTCTGCCCGTCAACAATGCAGCTTCAGCTGGAATATAACCAAAATAGCTGGATCCTGTCAGGATCTAAATGGGTCCAGAGGCGCACCACATGTTCGTACCAATCTGAGCTCTACCATTTCCACGTTAATTTGCATTGAATTATGCAGTGCATATTCGAAATCATCCACGTTGATTAGCGTGTTTGGAGCACACACCGTGTATGGACCATGCAGATTTGCCAATGAACTGATAATTTAAGAATTTTACCTGAACTGAACGCGGTTACTGTTTAAAATTGCTAACAAAGTAACTAATCAGAAAACTGCAATAGGTCTACACTAATTTAGATAGCAAAGCACTAAAACTTTTCATTACTTTTACAAATGTAGTTGCTTTTAGCTGGGCTTATCACCATTAGTGATAATAGAAAATAACTGCTACGTGTTTGGAAGCGAAAACACAATATTTGTAAAACAAGAACACCAATAAACTAGCGAGCGAGTGTCGAATGAGAAGAATTTGTTTTGAAGACACATTGCCAGGCGGCGAAGAAAATGGCATGGAAGTCCGTGTGGCACAAACAAACGCAGCTTGCTCGCCTCTAATTATATTTCTTTGCGCGTGCAACTTGTTGCAGCTGGTAAATGGCAGAGcaagcaaaaggaaaagacCAACTTTCGATGCATTCCTCGGTACATGGAAACTGGGAAGTGGTAAGTGAGaactgggatctgggatctgtAATCGAGAGCTGAGGAGCATAAACTGCAAATTAAGCAAGGCACGTAACAAAAGTTGAGTCCCCGGAACGCCAGAGATGAAGATGGCACGTACTCATACATATGGATATCTAAACTAAGGCAGCTGGCTGGCGCCCAGTTAACCAGCTCCCTTCTAGAGTTTCCCGCAGCTTCTGCTCGATTCCGGTTTTTGGGTGGCCAACGGAAATCATTCTGCTGTGAAGTTCCCTCCCCCAATTGCCGTGCAGTGCGGAGTGTCTTCAGCTCGTGTGTACTGTGTGCTGTCACATGAGCTTAGTTCTCCACTTTCCTCTCGgttgtttgttttgcaggGCAACTAATGAGGCGCATATTGCTTAAGTGTTGCTCAATTACATTGAGTGCTAAGACGCCTTTGACGTTTGAGGTATTTATCAGGGGAAAACTGTTTGCAGGAGAGCTTTGCTCAGTACCTTCAAAACGAAGCAATAAAAGTCGAGAAATTTCGAATTTTCCAGCCATAAAATGTCTTAACTGTCCAGCAACTATGAAACAATTTCCTGCATTTGTCAGCCGCCAATTCACTCGTCACAACTTTCACTCCAAAAAACTAACACACCAGCCAAAAATGGCTTTTAATTGATTGGCCCAATGAAAACTTTCAAGGAATTGGCAACATCCGACAGACAAGTAAtcgaaaagaaaatagaaacGCAAAACAGGACTACAACGCACCAGaaaataatcatttttaaatatttcctaAATCTTGTTGAATTTGAAGACTCAGattcaaatttatattgaattaACGTGGTGCAAAATCAAAGTATAGAGCTCAAAATAGCTCAGAATTCGTATTGAATTTCGCTCATAAATACTTTTCGTTTCATTTGCTTGTGCATTCGAAATGTTGACAGCGTCATgcataaaaagttttcctttaaaattgcTCGGTAACTGCAAAATGATTGCACTTCTCGGTATTGCTAAAAGTTGTCCAATTGCAAGAGTTTTTCTGAATAACTTTTGCCTTTCGTTCATAAAAAATAAGGAATCgtaaatgaaatgcaataaataactGAAGTGGACAGGCAAATGGTTATCGTATATAGTTAATTGAACTAATAAAATGAAGAAGCTCTTTTATACATGCCAGTAAATTTAAACGCATTCCTAAGCATTCACCTTTCAAGAATTTTGTCTGCAAAGTTTGTATTAATTTAGTTTGAGTtaatttttccaaaaaaaaaatattcgaAAATAATGGCAATAATTCGGTGGCCAAAACGCACTCTCAAGTGCTCGGCAAACTTTCCGGCCGTGTTAATTGAATATCGTCTGCCAACTTTCGAACAATACGCCTCAAATGAGACGAGAACAACCAGGTGGCCCAGACAGATGTAGAAAGCCCATAGATGGCTTGTCAAGGCCAATTTATTGTGTTGATTTGAACTGAGTGACTGGTGTCATGGGTAGAGTTATGATGGGTTAGAATGAGTTAGGTTGGGATGGTATGGTTTGTCAGCGAGGCGCGTTCAATCACAATTCTAATTACCAAACTCCCCGAGGTAATTAACTTTGCATGCATTACACAAATTACACAAACAGTGCTAGTGCGAGTGCGTCGCACCGAAAGCTTTATCAACTCAATTACGAACCGAGGGGGTTCCCCTTCATTTGCTCAGCTTCTTCCCTTCGTCCTGTTGTCCTGTCGTCCTGCCGTCCCTCCTGGCAAGGCTGCCGTGGCCTGAAAGTGTCACAGAGATGCTTTACGCagataaacaacaaataagCATTGTTTGTAATTTAGcgaaattgttgttgccgctgcagcTTCTCCTCCATGCGCCGCCAGGATCCCTTCGCGATTTCGCCCACCCAACCCCCCACCATTTCCCAAGCCACTCCCACCACCAGGAGCTCCCCTTATCAGCCAACTGCAATCGGGAGTTGGAAGTTGGGAGTCGGGAGTTGAGAGTTGGAAGTTGGGAAAGGTTACTGCTAGTTTGGAGCCCTTCGGATACAGTGGGCACTGACATCAATGGGCCATTTCGTTTTATTGAAATGAATTTCTCCCTTCGAAAATGGACATCAATTTCGTTTTGTTATAATATCAGTTGAATATATGAAAAAActgtatttgtattattttgaatGCGTCAGTTTAGATTTATGTTGTGTTTCATTTTACAAACTTTTCCAAACTATTAGAATGAATTCAGCGAAAAAATCTTAAGGCCATTTAccatacaaatttaaattctaGGTTAAcacattttatataatatatgtggAATATATTTTGAGTGCTCACTGTTAGCCAAGTTGCAATGCGTGTGTGGACTTATTTTGCTACCGTTTGCAGTTGGCTTGTTTGCTGCCGTGTCTTTTACTCTCTGCCCTTCTAGTTTTAAGCCCAGTATCGTATCGCTGCTCTGGGTAGTTTGTGGAAATTCTGTGATGGGGGAAATGTATCCGAGTGCTTATGTAATGATAGGTATATCACGGGTTTGTCTGCCGGGGGGCGTGCTAACAACTTCCTTGACAGTTAGCATAATTACAAAGTTGTAACGCTTAAATACATACACGTAGTGCTCACTGGCATTACATATTGTTACAACTTGGCTCTATGTGtacaaataataaagaatGAATATATACGTGTAAAAAAGAGAGCGATATTAAAATGAAAGCTTTATACATTTTGGCTCAAAAAACGTTCATTTAACTTCGGTATGCAAAACACTAAACTAAGTCTAGACCCGACATAAACCCACATATCTTGCCGAACGCAACCAAAAACtccaaacaaaactaaacaaaaagtTGCAACAAAAGTGAGAAAAGCGGAAATAAATCTAACAGAACGGCTTTAGTAGGCGACTTTCGCCCCAAACCCGCAACAAAACCCTCCGAAAATTTATACCCATGTGCAGATGTGTGCCTTGgtttttgatttcttttttggccTATTGTCACAAGCCATACAAGCCTCTACATTGTGTATTTGCTTGCAAAAGGCTATATATATGCATCGCAGCTTACATATGTCAACTTTTATGCCTCGTAAGGGTAATGTTTTCACAGTAGAAAAGATTTGCCACAGATTTCGCCACACCACAAGGAAATTCAGAACCTAAGTTGTTACATTATTAGAATATTACAAGAGCAATAGACAATATACCTACAATATATAGTATATGAActaaaagaaaggaaaaatggtttaaaatgCACAACATATAGCGtacaataaatgcaaattccTAACAATTTCGTGGCAAATCACACCAGCAAATCAGTATACCCAATGCGACACAAAAGTGGCAAGACTCGGAACAAACAAAGTTGTTGGATTTTTGTTTTAGACGCTTTAGGTGAACGGCACACAAAGCTAATATTTTTTCGCCAGAAATTTATGTCTAACGATTATTTCAGCTGAACGAATACAACTCACTCCAGCGACCGCAGAACAAAATCATTATTTACACATGTATCGAAATTGGTGCCTTAGTCTAGTACACGAGTGACTGGATTTCATCGTAATTGAGAAAATGTTAATCCTTAAGTCTTTCCAGCAGCTTAGTGGCTTAATGTCCTTCTTAGTATTTCAATTTGTACAATTACTACTGAAcatagaaaatattttgcaagtAAATAGGCCTGCTTTCCATCATCtcttctataaatattttcaatatattttcaacCTATGgctatataaatatttctagtCATTAGATTCACCTCAAAACGCAATATATTTTAGCAGAATCAAATAATGGTTGAATCCAGTTACATACATGCAATTACACGGGCCTGCAGGATGAGCACATCCTGCTTATCTGCATCTGGCTGCAGGATAGCTGCGATATGTGCCACATGTGCAACTCGCATTTGTTTGTGGACCAGGAATATGGCATCCGTTTGTTTTTGGCCCTTCGTTAAGTCATTCAAATTGGATTGCATTTGGGCCAACGTGCTCGGCATATAAGCcgaaattaaatgcaatatCTATCCAGCGAACATTTTGCCAAATGATATTTTGAAACGTATGAACCGAAAACGTATGGCACAGTGCGTACTTAGTGGTTGctaacaaatttatattttttaactaaTGGTAGGAAGAAATAAAACCGCTTCAGTAAATACATCATAACATATTGGTAAATAGACATGAAAAACATGTGGGGGCTGACCTAAAAAGAAATTGTGGGGCACACAATTGTAGGGGCAGGACTACGAGCCACAATTCAACACAAAGGACATGCAGCCATGATTTTTATGAGCTTGTATTTATATGGTTTCCTTATATCCACGCCGTAATAGCCAAGGGTCCTGATTGCAGGACAACATCCACACAACAATGCCATGAAGTTGTGCCCAACCAAAGTGGAATATCGGATGGGAAATAAAATTGCTTTCTCGTGCACATGCTCATACGTTTGTGCGATTGTTCTTGAAGTTACCTTACCAGGAAATttatgaatattaaaatagCATTCCTTTGTATCCTTGGCGGAATAATTAACCATGGTTACTTTCCTGTTTTCCTATTTGAAAGGAAAGATACATAATATCAATGCCAACTAAATTGAATGACTGCTTAATGCGTCGGCTTTGctcattaattaaaaaaaatgaaccTGCATCAATATAATTGTCTGTATTTCCCCTGACTTCATTGAAAACTGacttatttaataaaacaaagtcGTAAAAGCAGCTTAAGATGACTCCCTGAAACATGTAATACCACTTAAAAACATATTGCATGAAAACCCCTTTTtattagcatttttatgccCTTTCTTAAACGAGGCAACAATAGTCACAATCACCACTCTTTAATCTTCTTTGTTGCTGCAAAATAATCGTAACTTTTATTAATTGGCACGACAACTGCCTGAGCggaatttttgaattttaaataaattcccCTTGATGGTTTCAGGATTTCGCACAAATGCGAGTTTAATTGTGCGGCCAGGCTGGTggacaataaaataattttacgatcattttcctgcttttccgCATTTCCTCATCGTTCTGGCCAAGTCGAAGTTGAATAACAGCAAAGTCAGAGTTGATTTTTCCGTACTCTTCAGCCAGGTGGCTTCTGCAGGTCCTTCGGGACTGAAGACATCCTCGTATCCTGCCCATCTTCGCCTGCACTTCCTTCGACTTGCTTGTCTGCACTTTTGCGGCTGACTTTTGCCCAAAACACGACAAGGTGTGGAACAGCCGGCTGAGTTTCCCTTATGACGGGTTTTCCCCACTGGTATTGCCCACATCACCAAGTCAGTGGGCAAGAAAAGTCAATAGCCATCCAGCAGATGCAGTAGGAAAAACAGAAGCTATACAGAAAGGGAAAAACTCTGACAATGGAATAGCAAGCTCAAATGCAGGTGGCTTACAAATAGAGCAATTGCTTCTTTTCTGGGTTTATTGGGCGGATTGAAAAGGAGCAGTGAGGCGAGTATCGATGGAGTTTGAGGCAAAGCGCTTTCAACTACAATTGCAATGCATTTAAGTCGAATAATAACATATATGAGTTTGtttatagaaatatatttaaaaggcaggatttaatattaatatttttcatcGGTGATTCAACACTTGACTTTTCAGTCCCCACAAATAACACAGCATCTTagttgttttgtgtttttgttattCAGTGCAGAATGTGAGCAACATGACCACGTAATGTCTagcataaacataaaaatccaTGGTGCGTTGGCCTCCTTCGCCCTAAAGCCGCAAACACAACAGCGTTCAGGACTCAGGACCGTCTCCTTTCCCCGCAGGAGACGAAGGATGTGCTCTGGCTGAATGTCTGGAGATTAGGATGAAGGTCGCGGTGGCTCATCGGTGTCTCCTGTCTGAGTACTCACTCTGCTCTTGGCCatgatttaattaaagtctACATGTGCTAAGTAGATCTTATTCTTTGCTCGCTCATTTGGTTTATTTGCCTATTTTTCCGAGCTCACTGTTTCGCCTGCTGGCCATAATTGATTTAGGCATTTACTGCATtaggccaaaaaaaaggaaattccCCCACACATTAGGAATTAAGTCAGGAAGAGCAAGGCGGATATAACATATTTGATTTGTCAAGCCAAATTAGGTCAGTTCTCAATGGTGTCCTTTCTGCAAACATATTATTCCATTTACCTTCTTCCATTTATCTCTTACAAAATAAAGTCCACTAATTAACTTGTGCTTTCGTGTTAGC
Proteins encoded:
- the LOC120443863 gene encoding uncharacterized protein LOC120443863 isoform X1; the encoded protein is MYSTEALRAHRGPHFSVDRRRSSRVAVVAGRWLRTYNPNVGVCRRPISPHYGSYAPDGTRMGVLVELLKDATRRSQLDELLLLVAPGSSSHSQKIHCFEKETRHHLGMMPTTESEVDILREYEDMLQYQLRFTNQYCCVKRMTCDRQIIARFFDRSCGGMETEVHPLFESFPNFSYPATAPREFSSVGIQVQMSKPQIRALWKPKIPVHLRNLECIRRSQRILSLTNFRKRSRPFL